Proteins encoded by one window of Glycine soja cultivar W05 chromosome 15, ASM419377v2, whole genome shotgun sequence:
- the LOC114386725 gene encoding vicianin hydrolase-like yields MKAISPSFLCLIILVTLLAGSIESAPANVKPSHYAAPFNRSVFPSGFLFGIGSAAYQIEGAAAIDGRGPSIWDTYTKQQPGKIWDHSDGSLAIDFYHRYKSDIKMVKEVGLDSYRFSISWSRIFPKGKGAVNTLGVKFYNDLINEIIANGLKPFVTLFHWDLPQALEDEYGGFLKPEIVEDFRNYADFCFKTFGDRVKHWVTLNEPYGYSVNGYSGGNFAPGRCSNYVGKCPAGDSSTEPYIVNHHLILAHGAAVNCYKNKYQAHQKGQIGVTIVTFFFEPKSNSDADRKAARRALDFMFGWFANPITYGDYPESMRSLVGSRLPTFTKAQSESLKGSYDFLGINYYTSNFVEYAPPTTTNKTYFTDMLAKLSSTRNGVPIGTPTPLSWLFIYPEGIYKLMTYIRDNYNNPPVYITENGVAESKNDSLAINEAQKDGIRIRYHDGHLKSLLHAIKDRVNVKGYYIWSFSDSFEWDAGYTARFGIIYVDYKNNLSRYPKSSAFWLKKFLLK; encoded by the exons ATGAAAGCAATAAGTCCCTCCTTCCTCTGCCTTATAATTCTTGTGACCCTTTTGGCTGGTAGCATTGAAAGTGCACCAGCAAACGTGAAGCCAAGCCATTATGCTGCACCCTTCAATAGGAGTGTTTTTCCTTCTGGTTTTCTATTTGGAATAGGCTCTGCAGCTTACCAG ATAGAAGGAGCAGCAGCTATAGATGGCAGAGGACCAAGTATATGGGACACCTATACTAAACAGCAACCAG GGAAGATTTGGGATCATAGTGATGGAAGTCTAGCAATTGATTTTTATCACCGGTACAAG AGCGACATAAAGATGGTGAAAGAAGTTGGGTTGGATTCATACAGATTTTCCATCTCATGGTCCAGAATATTCCCCA AGGGCAAGGGAGCAGTTAACACCTTGGGGGTCAAGTTCTACAACGATCTCATTAATGAGATTATAGCAAATG GCTTAAAGCCATTTGTCACGCTGTTTCATTGGGACCTCCCACAAGCTCTTGAAGATGAATATGGGGGATTTCTCAAACCTGAAATAGT ggaGGACTTCCGTAACTATGCTGACTTTTGCTTCAAGACATTTGGTGATCGGGTGAAGCACTGGGTAACCCTAAATGAACCATATGGCTACAGCGTGAATGGCTACAGTGGTGGAAATTTTGCACCAGGTAGATGTTCTAACTACGTTGGAAAATGCCCTGCTGGTGATTCTTCCACCGAGCCCTACATTGTTAACCACCACTTAATACTTGCTCATGGAGCAGCAGTCAATTGCTACAAGAACAAATACCAG gctcaTCAGAAAGGACAAATTGGAGTCACCATAGTGACTTTCTTCTTTGAACCAAAATCTAATAGTGATGCTGATCGCAAGGCAGCAAGGCGAGCTCTGGACTTTATGTTTGGCTG gtTTGCTAATCCCATTACATATGGTGACTATCCTGAGAGTATGAGATCTTTAGTTGGTTCTAGACTCCCCACATTCACCAAAGCTCAATCTGAAAGTCTCAAAGGTTCATATGATTTTCTTGGTATAAATTATTACACCTCAAATTTCGTGGAATATGCTCCACCAACCACCACTAACAAGACCTATTTCACTGATATGCTAGCCAAACTTTCTT CGACCAGGAATGGTGTACCCATTGGCACACCG ACTCCTCTGAGCTGGCTCTTTATCTATCCGGAGGGAATTTATAAGCTCATGACATACATAAGGGACAACTACAATAATCCACCAGTGTACATTACCGAAAATg GCGTTGCGGAATCAAAGAATGACTCACTTGCAATCAATGAAGCCCAAAAGGATGGTATTCGAATTAGATACCATGATGGCCATCTCAAATCCCTGCTTCATGCGATCAA AGATAGAGTTAATGTGAAGGGCTACTATATATGGTCATTTTCAGATAGCTTTGAATGGGATGCTGGTTACACAGCTCGATTTGGCATCATATATGTGGATTACAAGAACAATTTGAGTAGATACCCTAAGTCCTCTGCGTTTTGGCTGAAAAAATTCCTTCTCAAGTGA